In Mesotoga sp. Brook.08.105.5.1, a genomic segment contains:
- a CDS encoding Ig-like domain-containing protein, with the protein MKKTSSVLLAILLVLVVFSTQGCFLFRNVTLSIENSELSIGIGESEQIQIKVKPEDATVKFSSSNELVATVSTSGMVTGVSLGEAEITIEATKDKYKSALKKVSVQVVGEESFSVTFSVIDSSGAVQGANVTFNSETKTTDASGKAVFDGVLAGNKDYTVNKAGYNEAIGSVNVDEDKTVEVTLERKTYIITATAGTGGSISPAGNVSIEHGANQTFTMSPAVGYSVEDVLVDGESVGPRSTYTFNNVTSNHTISVSFTTLPPDTYTVTFNVSDSEGALQGANVTFNGETKATNDEGMAVFTGVLAGSRAYTVSKEGYNNSTGNVNVESDESVDVTLTKKTYTITAGAGSGGSIDPTGEVIVEHGSSKTFTMSPSDGYSVKDVLVDNESVGPRATYTFNNITSNHTISVSFTTLPPDTYTVTFNVSDSEGALQGANVTFNGETKATNDEGMAVFTGVLAGSRAYTVSKEGYNNSTGNVNVESDESVDVTLTKKTHTITASAGSGGRIDPTGEVIVEHGSSKTFTMSPSDGYSVEDVLVDGESVGPRSTYTFNNITSNHTISVSFKTLPPDTYTVTFNVSDSEGAAVQGANVTFNGETKATDTEGMAVFTGVLAGSRAYTVSKEGYNNSTGNVNVESDESVDITLIRQTYTLTVNAVGEGTVTKNPDKATYTHGEVVQLTANPAENWIFAGWSGDLNGSANPINITMNTDKTVTGNFARVYTVSFNVSDTGGAVQGANVAFNGETRATDGQGKAVFTGVLAGSKAYTITKEGYNNANGEVNVDGDKAINVTLTKKTYTFTVNTVGKGTVTKNPDKATYTHGEVVQLTANPDSGWNFDSWSGDLTGSTNPVNITMNENKTVTANFSEITYTITFNVSDLEGAAVQGANVAFNSVTKTTDSQGKAIFTGVTVGEKQYRVSKDGYGDVSGSVIVDSSKSVDVVLEKRPMIEVVDKTFSVSEPLPILIRAQNLGEVNLIEVVIQYDTEYFDASWFFSVRLSKWQPVFKDPGNGIIHIGLSPNEGATKLIDELTNILSIELTPKKAGTTELAYTSYTSEGGVPFETNIITTGGIRLSGSDLILDEGKITITN; encoded by the coding sequence GTGAAAAAGACCTCATCAGTTTTACTGGCTATTTTGCTTGTTCTTGTGGTTTTCTCAACCCAAGGTTGCTTTCTTTTTCGAAACGTAACTCTGTCAATAGAGAATTCTGAGCTATCCATTGGGATCGGGGAGTCAGAACAGATTCAGATCAAGGTGAAACCCGAGGATGCTACCGTGAAGTTCTCTTCCAGCAATGAATTGGTAGCGACAGTTTCAACTTCCGGAATGGTAACAGGCGTTTCTTTAGGAGAAGCAGAGATTACGATCGAGGCTACCAAAGACAAATACAAGAGCGCTTTGAAGAAAGTCAGCGTTCAAGTTGTGGGAGAAGAATCATTTTCCGTAACGTTTTCAGTGATTGATTCATCCGGAGCCGTGCAAGGAGCGAACGTCACTTTCAATAGTGAGACAAAGACCACAGACGCGAGTGGCAAAGCAGTGTTTGATGGTGTGTTGGCGGGGAACAAGGATTACACTGTGAACAAGGCAGGCTACAACGAAGCTATTGGAAGTGTTAACGTGGATGAGGACAAAACTGTAGAAGTAACTCTTGAAAGGAAGACTTACATTATCACTGCGACAGCAGGAACCGGAGGAAGCATAAGTCCGGCTGGAAATGTCTCCATCGAGCATGGGGCGAACCAGACTTTCACTATGTCACCTGCTGTGGGTTATAGCGTAGAAGATGTTCTTGTAGATGGAGAGTCGGTTGGGCCAAGATCTACTTACACCTTCAATAATGTGACTTCAAATCATACGATATCTGTTAGTTTCACGACCTTACCTCCCGATACATACACGGTGACCTTCAATGTGAGCGATTCGGAAGGAGCATTGCAAGGAGCGAACGTCACTTTCAATGGCGAGACAAAGGCGACGAATGATGAGGGGATGGCCGTTTTTACTGGGGTACTTGCGGGAAGTAGAGCGTACACGGTCAGTAAAGAGGGCTACAATAACTCAACCGGAAATGTAAACGTGGAAAGCGACGAGAGCGTCGATGTCACGCTGACCAAGAAAACCTACACAATAACTGCGGGCGCAGGAAGCGGTGGAAGTATAGATCCTACAGGTGAAGTGATAGTTGAGCACGGATCGAGCAAGACATTCACTATGAGTCCTTCAGATGGTTACAGTGTGAAGGATGTTCTTGTAGATAACGAATCCGTTGGGCCAAGAGCTACTTACACTTTCAACAATATAACTTCAAATCATACGATATCTGTTAGTTTCACGACCTTACCTCCCGATACATACACGGTGACCTTCAATGTGAGCGATTCGGAAGGAGCATTGCAAGGAGCGAACGTCACTTTCAATGGCGAGACAAAGGCGACGAATGATGAGGGGATGGCCGTTTTTACTGGGGTACTTGCGGGAAGTAGAGCGTACACGGTCAGTAAAGAGGGCTACAATAACTCAACCGGAAATGTAAACGTGGAAAGCGACGAGAGCGTCGATGTCACGCTGACCAAGAAAACCCACACAATAACTGCGAGCGCAGGAAGCGGTGGAAGGATAGATCCTACAGGTGAAGTGATAGTTGAGCACGGATCGAGCAAGACATTCACTATGAGTCCTTCAGATGGTTACAGTGTGGAGGATGTTCTTGTAGATGGAGAGTCGGTTGGGCCAAGATCTACTTACACCTTCAATAATATAACTTCAAATCATACGATATCCGTTAGTTTCAAGACCTTGCCTCCCGATACATACACGGTGACCTTCAATGTGAGCGATTCGGAAGGAGCAGCTGTTCAAGGAGCGAACGTCACTTTCAATGGCGAGACAAAGGCCACGGATACCGAAGGAATGGCCGTTTTTACTGGGGTACTTGCGGGAAGTAGAGCGTACACGGTCAGTAAAGAGGGCTACAATAACTCAACCGGAAATGTAAACGTGGAAAGCGACGAGAGCGTTGATATAACACTCATCAGACAAACCTATACCCTCACAGTGAATGCTGTCGGAGAGGGGACGGTCACTAAGAATCCCGACAAGGCAACATACACTCACGGAGAAGTCGTACAGTTAACAGCCAACCCGGCTGAAAATTGGATTTTTGCTGGCTGGAGTGGAGACCTAAACGGCTCCGCGAATCCAATAAACATTACGATGAACACAGACAAAACAGTGACAGGTAATTTCGCAAGAGTATATACGGTAAGCTTCAACGTGAGCGATACAGGTGGAGCAGTTCAGGGAGCTAACGTGGCCTTCAACGGAGAAACCAGGGCCACGGATGGCCAGGGGAAGGCAGTTTTCACCGGAGTTCTTGCCGGCAGCAAAGCCTATACAATTACTAAAGAGGGTTACAATAACGCCAATGGAGAAGTCAACGTCGATGGTGACAAGGCCATAAACGTTACCCTCACCAAGAAGACGTATACTTTTACAGTGAACACCGTAGGCAAGGGGACGGTCACTAAGAATCCTGACAAGGCGACCTATACACATGGTGAGGTAGTTCAACTGACTGCAAACCCGGACTCTGGCTGGAATTTCGACTCATGGAGCGGTGATCTTACTGGATCGACCAATCCGGTAAACATAACAATGAATGAGAATAAGACAGTTACAGCGAATTTCAGCGAGATAACTTACACCATAACCTTCAATGTGAGCGATTTGGAAGGAGCAGCTGTTCAAGGAGCGAACGTCGCTTTCAATAGTGTGACAAAGACCACAGATAGTCAGGGGAAAGCCATATTCACGGGCGTCACAGTAGGTGAAAAACAATATAGAGTGAGTAAAGATGGCTATGGCGATGTCTCGGGGAGTGTCATTGTTGATTCTAGTAAAAGTGTAGATGTTGTTCTGGAGAAAAGGCCTATGATTGAAGTGGTAGACAAAACCTTCTCAGTGAGCGAGCCTCTTCCAATATTAATTAGGGCTCAGAATCTTGGAGAGGTCAATCTAATTGAAGTTGTTATCCAGTATGATACTGAATATTTTGATGCTTCGTGGTTCTTCTCTGTCAGGTTGTCGAAGTGGCAGCCAGTTTTTAAAGATCCTGGCAACGGTATTATTCATATAGGACTTTCTCCTAATGAGGGGGCCACGAAGCTCATTGATGAGTTAACTAACATACTATCAATAGAGCTAACCCCGAAAAAAGCCGGAACGACAGAACTTGCATATACAAGTTACACTTCTGAAGGTGGTGTTCCTTTCGAGACGAATATTATCACCACTGGAGGGATAAGACTCAGCGGTTCAGATCTGATACTTGATGAAGGTAAAATAACCATCACAAACTGA
- a CDS encoding FxLYD domain-containing protein has product MRKFLIFTGMISLLLVFFSSCVRPIDSEYDSIDLGNFNTGLEINYSMQNDEGFYESSVHINKFTVIGKLIYRVENDVDSGASLYLKYEMFDSWRIKETRAATALNNQSFPSKNGFIDPDGLPNIFQFDPALSQTEEIVIPLGILSEDVRGIYFAIVGYFERSSGSKTIEGYSFGPCVYFVPVRTDPNIEVRPLIKVDVEGEVDLSRVTDYDWEITKEASPEVISNLKQGDSASVEYTLTATRLTPAVTDTYSLTGIATVTNEGSLQADQLGLKVFLLGKNGGNWVEMDSKTLIETSSNTAVAASDLVGIGKPFTFVFNPGNYSEIRILAEATDNWPEIVDDFEDHLIPISPSSQTFVDESASVIDMPRNLVEFENLGFSVDNTGTWPWSVSPWVLTDVNGGSKKYSIVITNVDAPLGSYTLTNDATLTENDTLTKREAFARVMVSTPQPQEDILTLEATVTGTFSWAKEIEYDWEIEKSVAPETVYLDIEEDKNVTYSINATRTLTENSTNTFSYKGQVEVGNSSVSTIPADVDLTISLLESSDGGTFNPVQATVTETLSGLNPGDVVTRNFDFSNYSFVEGYYYSVKAEVVSGAVSKTNTGALAGPISPTTLLEFDKTATVNDAYMGPVGFEVTPDSDYAWPWLLSETPAATTYTFNIMNLEKEEGEYKLPNTVTLVEDDTKQERSDDATVTILVPENNDLAIANEHDMEWDQTKEYSWEIEKSAVPESIELNEGEDGTFAYTILATRTLEETNIATLTGLATVTNTGNVALTNINVEIVLKDADGVEIGTFTDTIATLATGAEKGFPYSFTFDPTSYKAPFKVFAKANDGASDDLETDQPLPLPNVTEYDEDAFVKDTFLSFSVSGIEIEGNIYRDWFNITESANWNSLTNSWSVSYSVRATNTGAAPDEYPLDNTVDIYGEDSEEILDSDEERVFIIVPPDNDLDIENEHDMKWDQTKEYSWIIDKSVTPQSLTLGTGDSGTFNYTLVATRSVEETNIATLTGVATVSNTGNTTLSNIAVSIVLKDFNGSTIKSYNTIIISLAPGNEQTIPYSFKGFNPGAYAAPFKVVVNAIDGASDTLETTQTVPSPDVTEIDENAYVEDTFDPFSVAGLTLSGNIKRDWQVTTASWTQSYSVSVANMGGAPGQYPLHNTADIFGKDTNTKYDTDDETVTIIVPDTVTLEAEVEAEFFWNRSKLYSWEIDKEVNPTSITYDVDEFEKEIDYTITATRTLESDVSEHSYQGAVTVTNSGLSEAQNVKLLIELQYYDGTNWITIETLPQVSLGNLASGLSTVHGFGPSLFTPVDASAEHRIVVVASADAPANTADDSYSSMLQITNSTSTNATATLDDEFTYIPEGFQIVGTDPDPLPFPMELTDSAVIQFSITLRKFSFDGSGGITYVMGVDSYISATVSGYMEGTYPGWCTEVNVPGIEGPYTIVDVYEGGAPSTQMARINYILNRFRDGDYPGVDYRHIQIAIWTIMEGSINWSSWRTMFNPDVPDGDKSLVETIIDTADEDFLPGCGDVILISALSSNKQNLILEAVLPCEVQEFTLENTATLVTGTDELWDDAVVEIKLTPTDPQVWKEETAWGGDYHPGAGATWWYYFDTQGPSTQDIYAGQKKVEGASVTYKNGKLTIVLGPNMRLQSVSDPVKIQGYAEGSLPSSSPAPGKMTIKGSDLVISVSPARYYAIHLDVEVKQ; this is encoded by the coding sequence ATGAGAAAGTTTTTGATTTTCACTGGAATGATTTCACTACTTTTAGTTTTTTTTAGTAGTTGCGTAAGACCAATAGATAGTGAATACGATTCCATTGATCTTGGTAACTTCAATACAGGACTTGAGATTAATTACTCCATGCAGAACGATGAGGGATTTTATGAGAGTTCTGTGCATATTAACAAATTTACAGTTATAGGTAAGCTTATTTACCGTGTTGAGAACGATGTAGATTCCGGCGCATCGCTCTACTTAAAGTACGAAATGTTCGATAGCTGGAGAATAAAGGAAACAAGAGCGGCGACGGCTCTGAACAATCAATCTTTCCCCTCAAAAAACGGTTTCATTGATCCCGATGGACTGCCGAACATCTTTCAATTCGATCCGGCACTCTCTCAAACAGAAGAGATAGTTATACCTCTCGGGATTCTTTCGGAAGATGTAAGAGGTATATATTTTGCAATAGTAGGCTATTTTGAGAGATCTTCTGGCAGCAAAACTATCGAGGGTTATTCTTTCGGACCTTGTGTGTACTTTGTGCCTGTTAGAACTGATCCAAATATTGAAGTCAGACCTTTAATAAAAGTGGATGTTGAAGGCGAAGTTGATCTTTCAAGAGTGACTGATTACGATTGGGAGATAACTAAGGAGGCAAGTCCGGAAGTAATCAGCAATCTCAAGCAAGGAGATTCTGCGAGCGTTGAATACACATTGACCGCGACCAGACTCACCCCTGCGGTAACTGACACATACAGCTTAACAGGGATCGCTACCGTTACCAACGAAGGTTCTCTTCAAGCAGATCAGCTTGGGCTGAAAGTATTTCTTTTGGGGAAGAATGGCGGCAACTGGGTTGAGATGGATTCTAAGACCCTTATAGAAACGAGTTCAAATACGGCTGTAGCTGCAAGCGACTTGGTTGGAATTGGAAAGCCCTTCACTTTCGTTTTCAATCCAGGTAATTATTCAGAGATCAGAATTCTGGCAGAAGCAACTGATAATTGGCCAGAGATCGTGGATGACTTTGAGGATCATCTGATTCCGATTTCGCCTTCATCACAGACATTCGTTGATGAAAGTGCTTCAGTAATTGACATGCCGAGAAATCTTGTTGAATTCGAGAATCTCGGATTCTCGGTCGATAATACAGGCACATGGCCTTGGAGCGTTTCACCTTGGGTACTGACAGACGTAAATGGTGGATCAAAAAAGTACTCAATTGTCATAACAAATGTTGATGCTCCTCTTGGAAGTTATACTCTTACAAACGATGCGACCTTGACTGAAAATGACACCTTAACCAAGAGAGAAGCCTTTGCAAGAGTCATGGTTTCCACACCCCAACCCCAGGAAGATATTCTTACTCTTGAAGCAACCGTTACGGGAACATTCTCCTGGGCAAAAGAAATCGAATACGATTGGGAAATTGAAAAATCTGTAGCTCCTGAGACAGTTTATCTGGATATAGAGGAAGATAAAAATGTCACATATTCAATTAATGCTACAAGAACGCTGACCGAGAACTCTACTAATACTTTTTCTTACAAAGGGCAAGTCGAAGTAGGTAACTCTTCTGTTTCAACGATTCCAGCAGATGTCGATTTGACGATAAGCCTTCTGGAGTCAAGTGATGGAGGAACGTTCAATCCTGTCCAGGCAACAGTCACCGAGACACTATCTGGACTGAATCCAGGAGATGTGGTAACCAGAAACTTCGATTTCTCCAATTACTCGTTTGTTGAAGGATACTACTATAGCGTCAAGGCAGAAGTCGTTTCCGGCGCTGTATCAAAGACCAATACGGGAGCTCTTGCCGGTCCGATTTCGCCTACAACCCTTTTAGAGTTCGACAAGACAGCCACTGTGAATGATGCTTATATGGGGCCGGTAGGATTTGAAGTTACTCCCGATTCAGATTATGCATGGCCCTGGCTTCTTTCAGAGACACCGGCGGCAACTACCTATACATTTAATATAATGAACTTGGAAAAAGAAGAGGGAGAGTACAAGCTTCCAAATACCGTGACTCTCGTTGAAGATGATACAAAGCAAGAAAGAAGCGACGATGCAACTGTCACGATACTGGTTCCGGAAAACAACGACCTGGCAATAGCGAACGAACATGACATGGAATGGGATCAGACTAAGGAGTACAGCTGGGAAATTGAAAAGAGCGCAGTACCTGAAAGTATAGAACTGAATGAAGGAGAAGACGGCACCTTCGCTTATACCATTCTGGCAACCAGGACCCTGGAAGAGACGAATATCGCAACTCTAACAGGCCTTGCCACTGTTACTAACACGGGTAATGTAGCTCTTACAAACATAAATGTCGAAATAGTTCTTAAAGATGCAGACGGTGTGGAGATAGGTACTTTCACCGACACAATAGCTACTCTGGCAACTGGAGCAGAAAAGGGATTCCCTTACTCCTTCACATTTGATCCTACCTCGTACAAGGCACCGTTTAAGGTATTTGCGAAGGCAAATGACGGAGCTTCAGATGATCTTGAGACGGATCAGCCCCTGCCGCTTCCAAATGTTACAGAGTATGATGAAGACGCATTTGTAAAGGATACCTTCCTTTCATTCAGTGTGTCTGGAATTGAGATCGAAGGAAACATCTATCGTGATTGGTTCAACATAACAGAAAGTGCAAACTGGAATTCTCTCACTAACAGCTGGAGTGTAAGCTACAGCGTGAGAGCTACCAACACGGGGGCCGCACCTGATGAATACCCTCTTGATAACACGGTAGATATATACGGTGAGGATTCTGAAGAAATACTCGATAGTGATGAAGAAAGAGTCTTCATTATTGTTCCTCCAGACAACGATCTAGACATAGAAAACGAACATGACATGAAGTGGGATCAGACTAAGGAGTACAGCTGGATAATAGACAAGAGTGTTACCCCTCAGAGTCTCACTCTAGGTACGGGTGATTCCGGTACCTTCAATTACACCCTGGTGGCTACCAGGTCTGTTGAGGAGACAAACATAGCAACCCTTACCGGTGTAGCTACTGTTTCCAATACAGGCAATACTACACTCAGCAATATAGCTGTATCGATAGTTCTTAAAGATTTCAACGGAAGTACAATCAAGAGTTATAATACGATAATTATTTCTCTCGCACCTGGGAACGAACAGACTATTCCATATTCCTTTAAGGGGTTCAATCCCGGAGCCTACGCTGCTCCTTTCAAGGTTGTAGTAAATGCAATAGACGGCGCCTCCGATACTCTTGAAACAACTCAGACAGTACCATCTCCTGATGTAACCGAGATAGACGAGAACGCATATGTAGAGGATACTTTTGATCCATTCTCGGTTGCAGGACTCACTCTTTCTGGAAATATTAAAAGAGATTGGCAAGTGACGACTGCTAGCTGGACTCAGTCCTACTCTGTCTCAGTAGCCAACATGGGCGGTGCTCCAGGTCAATACCCTCTACACAACACAGCCGATATCTTTGGTAAAGATACAAATACAAAATATGATACTGACGACGAGACTGTGACTATAATCGTACCAGATACAGTCACACTAGAAGCTGAAGTTGAAGCTGAATTCTTCTGGAATAGAAGCAAGCTATATTCATGGGAGATAGACAAGGAAGTTAATCCAACTTCTATAACCTACGACGTGGATGAATTCGAAAAGGAAATCGACTACACAATAACGGCAACGAGGACACTTGAATCAGATGTTAGTGAGCACTCTTATCAAGGGGCCGTAACGGTTACTAATAGCGGCCTGAGTGAAGCTCAGAATGTGAAACTGCTCATAGAACTCCAATACTACGATGGCACCAATTGGATCACCATTGAGACGCTTCCACAAGTCTCTCTCGGCAATTTGGCATCCGGATTGTCCACTGTTCACGGCTTCGGACCTTCACTCTTCACACCAGTAGATGCTTCCGCTGAACACAGAATAGTTGTAGTAGCTTCGGCTGATGCACCAGCAAACACAGCAGATGATTCCTACAGTTCGATGCTCCAGATCACTAACAGTACCTCAACAAATGCAACTGCGACTCTGGACGATGAGTTCACGTATATTCCTGAAGGCTTCCAGATAGTCGGTACCGACCCCGACCCATTGCCTTTCCCGATGGAGCTGACAGATTCTGCAGTTATACAATTCTCGATCACGTTGAGAAAATTCTCATTCGACGGTTCAGGTGGAATTACTTACGTAATGGGCGTAGATTCCTACATAAGTGCAACAGTTTCGGGTTACATGGAAGGAACATACCCCGGTTGGTGCACAGAGGTAAATGTTCCTGGTATTGAAGGTCCATACACAATAGTGGACGTTTACGAGGGTGGCGCACCAAGTACACAGATGGCCAGGATCAACTATATTCTAAACAGATTCAGAGACGGTGATTATCCGGGTGTTGATTACAGGCACATTCAAATTGCCATATGGACGATAATGGAAGGTTCTATTAACTGGAGCTCGTGGAGAACTATGTTCAACCCAGATGTCCCGGATGGGGACAAGTCGCTCGTTGAAACCATTATTGATACTGCAGACGAAGATTTCCTTCCAGGCTGTGGTGATGTGATTCTCATAAGTGCATTGAGTTCAAACAAGCAGAACCTGATACTGGAAGCAGTATTGCCTTGCGAAGTGCAGGAGTTCACACTTGAGAACACGGCAACTCTTGTAACCGGGACTGATGAACTCTGGGACGATGCGGTTGTCGAGATAAAGCTTACTCCCACAGATCCCCAAGTCTGGAAGGAAGAGACCGCCTGGGGTGGAGACTATCATCCAGGAGCTGGGGCAACGTGGTGGTATTACTTCGACACGCAGGGGCCTTCTACTCAAGATATCTATGCAGGTCAGAAAAAAGTTGAAGGAGCTTCTGTTACCTATAAGAATGGCAAACTGACGATAGTCTTGGGACCGAACATGCGGTTGCAAAGTGTTTCTGACCCCGTTAAGATTCAGGGGTATGCAGAGGGTTCTCTGCCTTCTAGCAGTCCAGCTCCGGGAAAAATGACAATAAAAGGTTCGGATCTTGTGATTTCTGTAAGTCCTGCAAGATATTATGCAATCCACTTGGATGTTGAAGTCAAGCAGTAA
- a CDS encoding M6 family metalloprotease domain-containing protein, with protein sequence MIGRSFLICIIAVVLFSAVLTGAPSFDGVIAAYQPDGTRIEFRQFGDEYHNFILDLHGRPLKQDPSSRFWHYGVVVEGEIRRSDRLKGIDQPVGIPSFEPWQLFESLNFTTQTAFEIREEPVNKEGTIRVPVILIDYPDYPHQYLPEDFEEIIFSSYPELAPLGSVRDYYSEVSNGSLNLYGEVYGWYTADKSKAFYAQDEFELVREAISKADKDIDFSLYDNNDNGVVDMIIVIHEGMGRELSGDQLDIWSFQSRLFDYATNDGVTADLFTIQPERVDWPTEIGGAPVRGIATIGVMAHETGHLFGLPDLYDYSGATWGIGYWGIMAYGCWNYVERPGDLPAHFSAWSKAKLGWSVPLEISGFCGDFFLEDVKVGGRLFKFSNSSRPDEYFLLENRVKSGFDYALPGEGLLVYHIDDSVYGNSGTRKQVYLLQADGRDELMDSSSRENRGDDGDPFPGSTNNTSLNSNTSPNSNWYDETDSGLFMSLITYEENQVHFTLGNGQTKIGVLCPLLMKNGTGTVALKMLETALPISSITVSLELAAADIVEISVNERWDEKQRKIITSDESTHIELSLNFAGLDSAIPGAIVTLHLTGKPSSSVLKSVRLSGSYQDEPSLDCVVERRINPADINNDGYIDEADFQLFKKNYFKRIGDGNWDTIASLCDLDNDDAVGANLTDLALFGIYSKQ encoded by the coding sequence ATGATCGGCAGATCTTTTCTTATCTGCATCATTGCAGTCGTTCTTTTTTCAGCTGTTCTTACTGGAGCACCCAGTTTTGACGGAGTCATAGCTGCTTATCAGCCGGACGGTACGCGGATCGAATTCAGACAATTTGGTGACGAGTACCATAACTTCATCCTAGATCTTCATGGAAGGCCGCTCAAGCAAGATCCTTCAAGCCGTTTCTGGCATTATGGAGTAGTTGTCGAGGGAGAGATACGCAGATCAGATCGCCTTAAAGGGATCGATCAGCCTGTCGGCATTCCCTCATTTGAACCTTGGCAGCTTTTCGAATCGTTGAACTTCACTACTCAAACGGCTTTCGAAATCCGCGAAGAACCGGTTAACAAAGAAGGAACGATCAGGGTACCAGTAATTCTCATTGATTACCCCGATTACCCCCATCAGTATTTGCCAGAGGACTTTGAAGAGATAATCTTCTCTTCTTATCCTGAACTCGCTCCCTTGGGTTCTGTGAGAGACTATTATAGCGAAGTGTCTAATGGTTCGCTTAATTTGTACGGAGAAGTGTATGGCTGGTATACCGCTGACAAATCTAAGGCTTTTTATGCGCAAGATGAATTCGAACTCGTTAGGGAAGCTATTTCAAAGGCCGACAAGGATATAGACTTCTCACTTTATGATAATAATGATAATGGGGTTGTCGATATGATAATAGTTATTCATGAAGGGATGGGGAGAGAACTCTCTGGAGATCAGCTGGATATTTGGTCTTTTCAGTCGAGATTGTTCGATTACGCGACGAATGACGGAGTAACCGCAGACCTCTTCACAATTCAGCCTGAGAGGGTTGACTGGCCAACGGAAATAGGCGGAGCTCCGGTGAGAGGGATTGCGACGATTGGTGTAATGGCACATGAAACAGGTCACCTATTCGGCCTCCCAGACCTTTACGACTATTCGGGAGCGACATGGGGCATAGGATACTGGGGAATTATGGCTTACGGTTGTTGGAACTACGTTGAAAGACCGGGAGATTTGCCTGCGCATTTCTCCGCGTGGTCCAAAGCGAAACTAGGCTGGTCTGTACCTCTTGAGATCTCGGGGTTCTGTGGCGATTTCTTCCTTGAAGATGTAAAAGTCGGCGGCAGACTTTTCAAGTTCTCGAACAGCAGCAGACCAGATGAGTATTTTCTTCTCGAAAATAGAGTAAAATCCGGATTCGACTACGCTCTCCCGGGAGAAGGTCTCCTTGTTTATCATATCGACGATTCCGTTTACGGGAATAGCGGTACTCGCAAGCAAGTTTATTTGCTCCAGGCCGACGGGAGGGATGAGCTTATGGATTCCTCGTCTCGGGAAAACAGAGGCGATGATGGAGATCCTTTCCCCGGTTCGACAAACAATACCTCCTTGAACTCGAACACCAGCCCAAATTCTAACTGGTACGACGAGACAGATAGCGGGCTCTTCATGTCTTTAATAACTTATGAAGAGAACCAGGTTCATTTCACTCTTGGAAATGGCCAAACTAAGATAGGCGTTCTATGCCCGCTTTTGATGAAGAACGGTACAGGAACTGTTGCCCTCAAGATGCTCGAAACCGCACTTCCCATATCGTCGATTACGGTTTCTCTCGAACTCGCTGCAGCAGACATTGTAGAGATTTCAGTAAACGAGAGGTGGGACGAAAAGCAGAGGAAGATAATCACTTCTGATGAAAGCACCCATATCGAGCTTTCTCTGAACTTCGCCGGTCTTGATTCGGCTATACCCGGCGCTATCGTTACTCTTCATCTGACGGGCAAACCGAGCAGTTCCGTTTTGAAGTCCGTCAGACTCTCCGGTTCATATCAGGATGAACCCAGTCTCGACTGTGTCGTCGAAAGAAGAATCAATCCCGCTGACATCAACAATGATGGCTACATAGATGAAGCCGACTTCCAGCTATTCAAGAAGAATTACTTCAAAAGAATTGGTGACGGAAATTGGGACACCATTGCCTCTCTGTGTGATTTAGACAATGATGACGCAGTTGGCGCCAATTTGACCGATCTTGCGCTCTTTGGAATCTACTCGAAGCAGTAA